The following proteins are encoded in a genomic region of Nocardioides sp. cx-173:
- a CDS encoding sigma 54-interacting transcriptional regulator codes for MTSTTAPTISTVGELRASGHVAKTLRTEIRDNLLAALAEGRDPWPGLHGFETTVIPQLERALIAGHDVVLLGERGQGKTRILRTLAGLLDEWTPVISGSELGEHPYEPITHASQAAAASYGDDLRISWRHRSERYAEKLATPDTSVADLIGDVDPMKVAEGRSLGDVETIHFGLIPRSHRGIVAINELPDLAERIQVAMLNVMEERDIQIRGYVLRLPLDVLVVASANPEDYTNRGRIITPLKDRFGAEIRTHYPNELDAEIAVIRQEADLVAEVPDYLVEILARFTRNLRESSSVDQRSGVSARFAIAGAETIAAAAIHRATVRGEDAAVARVVDLETAVDVLGGKIEFESGEEGREDEILTHLLRTATAETVRAHFRGLDLGLLVDAIESGAMVTTGEQVTARDFLTGLPVLGESELYDDICDRLDATNDGQRAGAIELALEGLYLARRIGKDSDGSETVYG; via the coding sequence GTGACTTCCACTACGGCTCCGACCATCTCCACCGTCGGCGAGCTGCGCGCGTCCGGCCATGTCGCCAAGACGCTGCGCACCGAGATCCGCGACAACCTCCTCGCCGCCCTCGCCGAGGGCCGCGACCCGTGGCCGGGCCTGCACGGCTTCGAGACCACGGTCATCCCGCAGCTCGAGCGGGCGCTCATCGCCGGCCACGACGTGGTGCTGCTCGGCGAGCGCGGCCAGGGCAAGACCCGGATCCTGCGTACGCTCGCGGGCCTCCTGGACGAGTGGACGCCGGTCATCTCCGGCTCGGAGCTGGGCGAGCACCCCTACGAGCCGATCACGCACGCCTCCCAGGCGGCGGCGGCGAGCTACGGCGACGACCTGCGCATCTCGTGGCGCCATCGCAGCGAGCGGTACGCCGAGAAGCTGGCCACGCCGGACACCTCGGTCGCCGACCTCATCGGCGACGTCGACCCGATGAAGGTGGCGGAGGGCCGCTCGCTCGGCGACGTCGAGACCATCCACTTCGGCCTGATCCCGCGCAGCCACCGCGGCATCGTCGCGATCAACGAGCTCCCCGACCTCGCCGAGCGCATCCAGGTCGCGATGCTCAACGTGATGGAGGAGCGCGACATCCAGATCCGCGGCTACGTCCTGCGGCTGCCGCTCGACGTCCTGGTCGTGGCCAGCGCCAACCCCGAGGACTACACCAACCGCGGCCGGATCATCACCCCGCTCAAGGACCGGTTCGGCGCCGAGATCCGCACCCACTACCCGAACGAGCTCGACGCCGAGATCGCGGTGATCCGGCAGGAGGCCGACCTCGTCGCCGAGGTCCCGGACTACCTGGTCGAGATCCTGGCCCGCTTCACCCGCAACCTGCGCGAGTCGTCCTCGGTCGACCAGCGCAGCGGCGTCTCGGCCCGCTTCGCGATCGCCGGCGCCGAGACCATCGCTGCCGCGGCGATCCACCGCGCCACCGTCCGGGGCGAGGACGCGGCCGTGGCCCGCGTCGTCGACCTGGAGACCGCGGTCGACGTCCTGGGCGGCAAGATCGAGTTCGAGTCGGGCGAGGAGGGCCGCGAGGACGAGATCCTGACGCACCTGCTGCGCACCGCCACCGCCGAGACCGTCCGGGCCCACTTCCGCGGCCTCGACCTCGGGCTGCTGGTCGACGCGATCGAGTCCGGCGCGATGGTCACCACGGGCGAGCAGGTCACCGCCCGCGACTTCCTGACCGGGCTGCCGGTGCTGGGGGAGTCGGAGCTCTACGACGACATCTGCGACCGGCTCGACGCCACCAACGACGGCCAGCGCGCCGGCGCTATCGAGCTCGCCCTCGAGGGCCTCTACCTCGCCCGCAGGATCGGCAAGGACTCCGACGGATCCGAGACCGTCTATGGCTAG
- a CDS encoding AraC family transcriptional regulator, whose amino-acid sequence MDRAEGIVGWRVGGASRPVLDITVPYADERRNQALLREWRRQAGASFPVPPLRLPRRSEGSYRVRIRAYELLDLPVQDQYSDAVAGSTGGEGGHYGDEVVTHVTLSGEWRFASRGQESRVGAGMLAVRRNERPWDFEVARGTRAIAVVLPASAVRFPAGTDLVATDQAAPAARLLLAQLRLFAEVSGDLGLAATTAARDATVELFQGLVNDQVNDDASFAPALLEAAKGLIEARLLHDPDIDPRSIAEALHVSPRTLYRVFAEEAAPSVMAYVLGRRLERARAELLSTRLTVSELAGRWHFADGSHFAKAYKRRFGETPTASRRS is encoded by the coding sequence GTGGACCGTGCCGAGGGCATCGTGGGCTGGCGGGTCGGCGGTGCCTCGCGCCCCGTCCTCGACATCACGGTGCCCTATGCCGACGAGCGCCGGAACCAGGCATTGCTGAGGGAGTGGCGACGCCAGGCCGGCGCATCGTTCCCGGTGCCGCCGCTCAGGCTGCCGCGGCGCAGCGAAGGGTCCTATCGGGTCCGCATCCGCGCCTACGAGCTGCTCGACCTCCCGGTCCAGGACCAGTACAGCGACGCGGTCGCCGGGAGCACCGGAGGCGAGGGTGGGCACTACGGGGACGAGGTCGTCACCCACGTCACCCTCAGCGGGGAGTGGCGGTTCGCATCCCGGGGCCAGGAGTCCCGGGTGGGAGCCGGGATGCTGGCCGTGCGACGCAACGAGCGACCCTGGGACTTCGAGGTCGCCCGCGGGACGCGAGCGATCGCGGTGGTCCTGCCGGCCAGCGCGGTCCGGTTCCCGGCGGGGACGGACCTGGTCGCCACCGATCAGGCGGCTCCCGCCGCACGGCTGCTCCTCGCCCAGCTGCGTCTGTTCGCAGAGGTCTCGGGCGACCTCGGGCTCGCCGCCACGACGGCGGCACGCGACGCCACGGTCGAGCTGTTCCAGGGCCTGGTGAACGACCAGGTCAACGACGACGCGAGCTTCGCTCCGGCGCTTCTGGAAGCGGCCAAGGGCCTGATCGAGGCCCGCCTGCTCCACGATCCCGACATCGACCCCCGATCCATCGCGGAGGCGCTCCACGTGTCTCCTCGCACGCTTTACCGGGTCTTCGCCGAGGAGGCCGCGCCGTCGGTGATGGCCTACGTCCTCGGGCGGCGCCTCGAGCGCGCCCGGGCCGAGCTCCTCTCCACGCGCCTGACCGTGTCCGAGCTGGCCGGCCGCTGGCACTTCGCCGACGGCAGCCACTTCGCCAAGGCGTACAAGAGGCGGTTCGGCGAGACACCGACCGCCAGTCGCCGGTCGTGA
- a CDS encoding tryptophan synthase subunit alpha, giving the protein MTNLGVVEAIRAAGDTGRLALAVYLVHGFPSRSRSERAFDLLRERRVDVVECGLPVARWRDSPVSRTIREAHDESAGLGLSDTALLRFYAQFRPNLLIHIADGGRDAAAFAGEELGTAIDAVMTDDVRVEHAVRSGVGPRPGLVRFVSALSGDLGDELRSVEAPALIYLGVADRTGGTMLPTAVIRSAVEGIKRHAPDSTVLCGFGIRSAGDVARIRGVAGVDGVAIGTEAMRQLARGLDSFERWLTEVHEACARPRA; this is encoded by the coding sequence GTGACGAACCTCGGCGTCGTCGAGGCGATCCGCGCCGCCGGCGACACTGGTCGGCTGGCTCTGGCGGTCTACCTCGTCCACGGCTTCCCCTCCCGATCACGCTCCGAGCGCGCATTCGACCTGCTGCGTGAACGGCGCGTCGACGTCGTGGAGTGCGGCCTTCCCGTGGCCCGTTGGCGGGACTCGCCGGTGAGCCGGACGATCCGAGAGGCGCACGACGAGTCCGCCGGGCTGGGACTGTCCGACACCGCGTTGCTGCGGTTCTATGCACAGTTCCGGCCCAACCTGCTGATCCACATCGCGGACGGGGGGCGCGACGCGGCCGCCTTCGCCGGCGAGGAGCTCGGCACTGCGATCGACGCCGTCATGACCGACGACGTGAGGGTCGAGCACGCCGTGCGATCCGGCGTCGGGCCTCGACCCGGCCTGGTCCGCTTCGTCTCCGCCCTGTCCGGGGATCTGGGCGACGAGCTGCGCAGCGTCGAGGCTCCGGCCCTGATCTACCTCGGGGTCGCCGATCGGACCGGTGGCACGATGCTGCCCACCGCGGTGATCCGGTCGGCCGTCGAGGGCATCAAGAGGCACGCGCCCGATTCCACCGTCCTCTGCGGCTTCGGCATCCGGAGCGCGGGAGACGTGGCTCGGATCCGCGGCGTCGCCGGCGTGGACGGCGTGGCGATCGGGACCGAGGCCATGCGGCAGCTGGCCCGCGGCCTCGACTCCTTCGAGCGCTGGCTGACCGAGGTCCACGAAGCATGCGCCCGTCCCCGGGCCTGA
- a CDS encoding YchJ family protein, translating to MSLQQTCPCGSGATYDACCGRLHRGSATAVSAVELMRARYAAYAVDDLDYVFRTWHPRTRPDAIEPDPALTWTGLEIVDSGEDWVEFVASYTRDGVAGERRERSTFELRRGDWVYVGEDA from the coding sequence ATGAGCCTGCAGCAGACGTGCCCCTGCGGCAGCGGCGCGACGTACGACGCCTGCTGCGGCCGCCTGCACCGCGGCTCGGCCACCGCGGTGTCCGCCGTGGAGCTGATGCGCGCACGCTACGCGGCCTACGCCGTCGACGACCTCGACTACGTCTTCCGGACGTGGCACCCGCGCACCCGCCCGGACGCCATCGAGCCGGACCCGGCGCTGACGTGGACCGGCCTGGAGATCGTCGACTCCGGCGAGGACTGGGTGGAGTTCGTGGCGTCGTACACGCGCGACGGGGTCGCCGGCGAGCGGCGCGAGCGAAGCACGTTCGAGCTGCGGCGCGGCGACTGGGTCTACGTCGGCGAGGACGCGTAG
- a CDS encoding FAD-dependent oxidoreductase, with the protein MTESPLPLFEEIVRVSPPGDPHGDLSVLLDTACVIGGSIAGLLAARVLSDHARRVVVIEADEPLAPGGSRPGVPQDQQVHTLLPAGHLWLERWAPGITEEAQSRGASLVGPDQAVTAFDGVRQAPDGAGHHLLAIGRPLLEALIRDRVTSLPHVSVVRGRATGLQYVDDAVSAVEYAPAAEGGRGDGSTEVLEADFVVDAMGRSSRLSSWLRASGYTEPQLERLEAPINYATALFERPVTLAELATAGALGLFSPEYPSGGVSVAAANAIEDQQWLVMLMGYGASRPGRTIEEFRAACAGLPGVFSEATAGALTRDVVTYHQAESRRRHFTQASHFPARLVSVGDAVASFNPIYGQGMSSAALHASCLALYLGGEPDLGTAARRFFELQGVVVDAAWAVSAGGDAARLDAEKGTEVPDDVRQQRWAMEQITAATLLDGEVTRAFNDVTYMLRHPATLADPAVLARAVAATSRRP; encoded by the coding sequence ATGACCGAGTCCCCACTCCCCCTCTTCGAAGAGATCGTCCGGGTCAGCCCGCCCGGAGACCCGCACGGAGACCTGTCCGTGCTTCTGGACACGGCCTGCGTGATCGGCGGCAGCATCGCGGGGCTCCTGGCCGCGCGGGTGCTCTCCGACCACGCCCGCCGGGTGGTCGTCATCGAGGCCGACGAGCCCCTGGCGCCGGGGGGCTCGCGTCCCGGAGTCCCCCAGGACCAGCAGGTGCACACGCTGCTCCCGGCCGGCCACCTGTGGCTGGAGCGGTGGGCTCCGGGCATCACGGAGGAGGCACAGAGCCGCGGCGCCTCCTTGGTCGGTCCGGACCAGGCGGTCACCGCCTTCGACGGCGTGCGTCAAGCGCCGGACGGTGCGGGCCATCACCTGCTCGCGATCGGACGGCCCCTCCTGGAGGCCCTGATCCGGGACCGGGTGACCTCTCTTCCCCACGTCTCCGTCGTGCGGGGGCGGGCCACCGGGTTGCAGTACGTCGACGATGCGGTCAGCGCCGTCGAGTACGCCCCGGCCGCGGAGGGAGGCCGGGGCGATGGGAGCACCGAGGTGCTCGAAGCGGACTTCGTCGTGGATGCCATGGGACGCTCCAGCAGGCTGTCGAGCTGGCTCAGGGCGAGCGGGTACACCGAACCGCAGCTCGAGCGGCTGGAAGCCCCCATCAACTACGCGACAGCCCTGTTCGAGCGGCCGGTGACGCTCGCGGAACTGGCGACAGCCGGCGCGTTGGGGCTCTTCTCGCCCGAGTACCCCTCGGGCGGGGTGTCGGTCGCCGCAGCGAACGCGATCGAGGACCAGCAGTGGCTCGTCATGCTGATGGGCTACGGCGCGAGCCGGCCCGGGCGCACGATCGAGGAGTTCCGCGCCGCCTGCGCCGGGCTGCCCGGCGTCTTCTCCGAGGCCACTGCCGGAGCGCTCACGCGCGACGTGGTGACCTACCACCAGGCCGAGAGCCGACGTCGCCACTTCACCCAGGCGAGCCACTTCCCCGCGCGCCTGGTCAGCGTGGGCGACGCGGTCGCGTCGTTCAACCCCATCTACGGCCAGGGCATGAGCTCGGCCGCGCTGCATGCGTCCTGCCTGGCGCTCTACCTCGGGGGCGAGCCCGATCTCGGCACGGCTGCTCGGCGGTTCTTCGAGCTTCAGGGCGTGGTCGTGGACGCGGCCTGGGCGGTCTCGGCCGGGGGCGACGCCGCTCGCCTCGATGCGGAGAAGGGGACCGAGGTGCCCGACGACGTACGGCAGCAGCGCTGGGCCATGGAGCAGATCACCGCCGCGACCTTGCTCGACGGCGAGGTCACGCGCGCATTCAACGACGTGACCTACATGCTGCGTCATCCCGCGACCCTGGCCGATCCGGCAGTGCTGGCAAGAGCGGTCGCCGCCACCTCGAGACGACCGTGA